The sequence below is a genomic window from Acidobacteriota bacterium.
GTGGACGTCGCTTCGATGAGCGTGTCCCCGAGCCGCATGACGCTCGTCGGCCCGGCCGGCACGAAGATGGCGCTCGCGGTCGAGATCAAGGACGCCAAGGGGAACGCCGCGAACCTCAAGCCGAAATGGATGTCCGGCGACACGAAGGTCGCGACCGTCGACGCGAACGGAGTCGTGACGTCCGCCGGCGAGGGCCGGACGACGATCATCGCGAGCCTCGGGAACGACCAGAGCTCCGCGTCGGACGTCCGCGTGCTGCACCGTGAGATCGGGACGTTCGAGATCAGCCCCCTCACGCTGATCATCAAGATCGGCGAGACCCAGCACATCAACGCGACCGTCCGGGACGCGAGCGGGATGGCGATCGAGGACGCGGCTCTCGCGTGGACGAGCTCGGAGCCGAAGATCGCCTCCGTCTCGAACGGCGCGGTCATCGGGCTCGCGCGGGGCACCGCGGTCATCACCGTCGCGACGTCCTCCCGGACGCTGACGGCCACCGCCATCGTGAACTGAGGCCTCGCCTGAGAATCACGCACCTCGCCGCCGAGTGCGTCCCGTTCGCGAAGACCGGCGGGCTCGGCGACGTGGTGGGCGCCCTCCCGAAGGCTCTCGCGTCCGGCGGGAACGACGTCGACGTGTTTCTCCCGTTTCACCTCGAGGCGGCCGAGTGGTACCGCAAGCGGCGCACGTGGCCCGAGGAAGCGATGCCGTCCTTCGACGTCTCGATCCTCGGCCTGCCGTACCGCGTCGGCCTCCTGTGGGACCTCCTGCCCGGGACGACCGTGCCGATCTACTTCGTCGCGCACGACCCGCTCTTCCACCGCCGGCAGATCTACGCACCGAACGAGCGCGGGCAGGACGACGGTTTGTGGCGCTTCTCGCTCTTCGTCCGCGCGTCGATCGAGGCGCTGAAGCGGCTCGGACGCAAGCCCCGGATCCTGCACGTGCACGACTGGCACCCCGCACTCGGCGCGATGCTCGCGGCATGGAGCAACTGGCGGGACCGCTGGTTCGACGACGTGGCTTCCGTCCTCACGATCCACAACCTCGGTTACCAGGGCGTTTACGGACGCGGCGACTTCCCGGCGCTCGGCCTGCCGTCCGCCGCCTGGTCGGGCGGCGGCGTGGAGTTCGGCGGGAACGTCAACCTCCTGAAGGGCGCGATCGTCGCGGCCGACATGATCACGGCGGTCTCCCCGACGTACGCCGACGAGATCCGCACTCCCCAGGGCGGCTTCGGTCTCGACGCGATCCTCAGGGCGCGGGGCGAGCGCGTCGTCGGCATCCTGAACGGGATCGACCGCGGGATCTGGAACCCCGCGACGGACGGCGCTCTCGCGGCGCGCTACTCGCCCTACGATCTCTCCGGCAAGGCCTCCTGCCGCGCCGACCTCTGCCGCCTCGCGGGCTTCGACCCGTCCGATGCCGGGTTCCTGGTCGGCGCAATCGGCCGGCTCACGGACCAGAAGGGCTTCGACCTCCTCCTCGAATCGGCCCCCGAGCTCGTGCGGCGGGGCGTGAGGATCGTGATGCTCGGCTCGGGCGAGCCCGCCTACGAGGGCTCCATGCGGCTCCTCGAGGCGCGCCACCCCGGACACTTCAAGGCGTTCGTCGGGTACGACGAGGCTCTCTCCCACAAGATCGAGGCCGGCTCCGACGCGTTCGTGATGCCGTCGCGGTTCGAGCCGTGCGGCCTCTCCCAGATGTACTCGCTCGCGTACGGGACGCCGCCGATCGTACGGCGGACCGGCGGCCTCGCGGATTCCGTCGTCCCGTACGACGGCTTCAACCTCGACCGGGCGACGGGGTTCGCGTTCGACGCGCCCGCGCCGCACGCGCTCGCGGCCGAGATCCTCCACGCACAGCACGTCTTCTTCCAGCCCGACCGCTGGCGGCGGATCGTCGACAACGGGATGGCGCAGGACTTCTCGTGGGACCGCTCCGCGGAGCGCTACGAGGCGGTCTACCGCCGGGCGTGCGAGGTCCGCGGCCTGCCCTGGTAGGTCAGCGCGAGACGGCCGCGCGCGCGGCCGCGGCGAGCTCGTCGGCCTCGGGGCCGCCTTCCGTCCACGGGGCGCGCTTGCGGTACGGCGGCGAGGGATGCGGCGCCTGCTTTCGCGCGGCGAGGAGCGCGACGATGGGCGATTCCTCGGGCCCGTAGCTCGATCCGTTCTCGAGTCCCTGCTTCAGGAGGCCGTATTCCGAAACGGCCGCGAGGAGATCGGGATCGGCCTCGTCCGCGAGGCGCGTGAGGTTGCAGCGCACCGTCTTGCGCGATAGGTCGACGTCGAAGTACTTGAACGACGACGCGGGCGACGTGGCCGTGACTCGCCCGCCCGGCGAGGGGCTCGCGAAGCGCAGGGGGGGACGGCCTCCGAGGGCGATCTCGTGGAGCGACGCCTGCCCGCCCACCGCCTCGAGCGTCAGGACGAGATCGCTCGGGAGGAGTCCGCGCACGACCCACGCTGTGCGGCGGACGCCCTCGGCCTTCAATTCGGACTTCGCGACATCGCAGACGCGGTTGCCGCGGGCGTCGACGATGCGCTCGAGCGTCACCTTCGGCGGCTCCTGCGCCCGCGTTGCGGTGGGCGAGAGGAAGAGAAGAAAGAAGATCTTCTTAGAAAGGAAGAGGGAGTCGCCGGTCTTCATCGGATCGGGTTTTCCGGCACGATCGCGGGAAATGGCGGGAGGTCCAGCGGTAAGTGCGCGAGGCCGCGCCACGCCGCGAGGTCGCCCGAAGGCTCCGGGTCTTGAGTGAGGACGACGGTGCGCTGGGCGACCGGCGGGACGTCGTCCCGAAACGCGACGGTTACGGAGAAGATCGCGTTGCGCGCGTTCAGACCAAACGTGTCCTTCGGGAGAGACGGAGCGCCGTCTGGTGCAACCTTGAGCAGGTTCACGAGGTCGTGATGCTCGTTCGCGTCGAATGTCGCCGCCGTGATCTCTCTAAGGCTCGTCCGAACCGTGCGGCTAGAAAGATCCGTAAGGATGAAGTCGAGACTCCCGCCCGGCGCGCGCACCTTCTGGCGCGATCCCCCGCAGGGATCCTCCGCCGCCGCGTCCGAATCTTCGAAGCCGCCCGACGACCACATCTCGAACACCGCGTGGGCCGATGCGACCCGGTGAAAGGGCCTGTCCTCCTCCAGGTGATTCTCGTCCACGAATCCAAAGGCCGATTCCACGACATACCTCGCACCCCCCGGCATCGTCATGAGGAGGAGATTCCGGTACGGCCAGGCGTTACGCGCCTTTCCTGAGAACGCTTCGAAGCGGACCACCACCCAGCGCGCTCGGAAGAGGGGCGGAGAATCGGGCGCCGCCGCCTTCTCTCGCGCGACGAAGCTCGCGTCCCCCTGCAGGTACGCCTTGCCGCGGAAGGCGTCGAACCAGTCGGGCGACTGGGCCTCCGCGCGCATCGCGGCCGAGACGGTCCAGAACACGAGCAGGATCCCCCGCGCCTTCATAGATCCCTCTCTTCGACTCCCATCTCCTTCATCGCCGCGACGAGCGCCGCGTGGACGCCCGGCGAGCCCGCAAGGATGTTTCCGCGCGTCCGCCACGTGTCCCCGCCGTCGAAGTCCGACATGCGGCCGCCGGCCTCCGTCACGACGAGCGCGCCCGCCGCCGAATCCCACGGCGAGAGGCCGAACTCGAAGAAGCCGTCGAAGATGCCGGCCCCGACGTACGCGAGGTCGAGCGCCGCGCTCCCGGCGCGGCGCATGGAGCGCACCTTGAGGAACAGCTCGCGGAAGATCGAGAGGTAGCGATCGATCTTGTGCGCCTGCCGGAACGGGAAGCCCGTCGCGAGCGCCGCGCTGCGCAGGTCCGGCCGCGGCGGCACCCGCAGCCGGTGGCCGTTGCGGAACGCACCGGAGCCGAGCTCCGCCGTGAAGAGGTCGTCCTTGACGGGGTCCCAGACGACACCGGCCTCGATCTCGCCGAGGAGGCCGCCGCGCGTCCGCGCGATGGACACGGCCCAGTGCGGGAATCCCCGCACGAAGTTCGCGGTGCCGTCGAGGGGATCCACGATCCAGGACGGCGCGGTCTCGTCCACGCCCGAGAGGCCCGTCTCCTCCCCGAGGAAGCGGTCGGAGGGAAATGCGCCGAGTACGGCGCGCCGGATGACGGCCTCGCTCTCCTTGTCCGCGATCGACACCACGTCGTTCGCGGCCTTCTCTTCTACGGAGGCGGGGTCGAGCCGGCCGAAGTGCCCGACGAGCACCTCACCGGCCTCGCGGGCGGCCGCAATCGCGACGTCGAGGGAGCTCTTCATGCGGGGGGGCGGCGCACCTAGAATGATGTTCTCATGCTCGCCGCACTCCTCTTCGCCGCCGCCGCCTCGACCGTAACCGCGTCTCCCACGCCCGCTCCCGAGTCGCACTTCGCCTACGACCCTAAGGCTCCGCTCGACGCGGTGACGACGGGCGTCGAGACGCGCGGCGACGTCGTCATCCAGGACCTCACCTACGCGAGTCCGAAAGGCGGGCGCGTCCCGGCGTACCTCGTCGTGCCCGCGGGGAAGGGCCCTTTCGCCGCGGTTCTGTGGGGGCACTGGTACTGGGAGAACTCGCCGATGAAGAGCCGGAAGCAGTTCCTCGACGAGGCCGTCGTCCTCGCGCGCTCCGGCGTCGTCTCGCTCCTCACGGACGGGCCCGTCGCGCGGACTGGCTACGTCGCGGGCACGACCTTCTCCGAGAAGCGGTACGACGACCTCGTCCAGCAGGTCGTCGACATGCGCCGCGGGGCCGATCTCCTTCTCGCGCGCCCCGAGGTCGACGCGCGCCGGCTCGCGTACGTCGGCCACAGCTATAACGCGACGGTCGGTGCGATCCTCTCGGGCGTCGATCGGCGCTTCAAGGCATTCGTCCTCATGGCGGGCGCACTGTCGGACCAGGTCGACCTCCGGTCGCCCGAGTACCGGACGGCCCGCGAGAAGTCCGGGCCGATCCGCTTCGACGCGTTCATGGCGGACCACGCGTGGGCGGACCCCGGCCCGAACGTCGCGAAGGCCGCCCCGGCAAAGGTCTTTCTGCAGTACGCGACACAGGAGGACTTCCTGACGCCCGCGCGCGCGAAGGAGTACGCCGCGAACGTGAGCGAGCCGAAGGCGCTCAAGCTCTACGACGCGCCGCACGCGCTGAACGCCGAGGCGCGCCGCGACCGCCTCGCGTTCCTGTCGGAAGTTCTCGCCGTGAAGCCGCCCGATCCGGCGGCCGTCGCCGCCGTCCCCGACCTCGTTCAGCCCCCGCCGCCGCCGCGCTGACGGGCCGCGTCAGTGCCGCTTGACGATCGAGTCGAGGAT
It includes:
- a CDS encoding Ig-like domain-containing protein yields the protein MNARHVVALRGAAVALGVALALGCKAKPAEIRVTPAKLTFYGSGRTQTIKFEVVDKKGRPLPGVPVAWTSDKPKIASVDGNGLVRSLAPGRATLSAMAQTATGSASVEVVDVASMSVSPSRMTLVGPAGTKMALAVEIKDAKGNAANLKPKWMSGDTKVATVDANGVVTSAGEGRTTIIASLGNDQSSASDVRVLHREIGTFEISPLTLIIKIGETQHINATVRDASGMAIEDAALAWTSSEPKIASVSNGAVIGLARGTAVITVATSSRTLTATAIVN
- a CDS encoding glycogen synthase; translated protein: MVGALPKALASGGNDVDVFLPFHLEAAEWYRKRRTWPEEAMPSFDVSILGLPYRVGLLWDLLPGTTVPIYFVAHDPLFHRRQIYAPNERGQDDGLWRFSLFVRASIEALKRLGRKPRILHVHDWHPALGAMLAAWSNWRDRWFDDVASVLTIHNLGYQGVYGRGDFPALGLPSAAWSGGGVEFGGNVNLLKGAIVAADMITAVSPTYADEIRTPQGGFGLDAILRARGERVVGILNGIDRGIWNPATDGALAARYSPYDLSGKASCRADLCRLAGFDPSDAGFLVGAIGRLTDQKGFDLLLESAPELVRRGVRIVMLGSGEPAYEGSMRLLEARHPGHFKAFVGYDEALSHKIEAGSDAFVMPSRFEPCGLSQMYSLAYGTPPIVRRTGGLADSVVPYDGFNLDRATGFAFDAPAPHALAAEILHAQHVFFQPDRWRRIVDNGMAQDFSWDRSAERYEAVYRRACEVRGLPW
- a CDS encoding inositol monophosphatase, producing MKSSLDVAIAAAREAGEVLVGHFGRLDPASVEEKAANDVVSIADKESEAVIRRAVLGAFPSDRFLGEETGLSGVDETAPSWIVDPLDGTANFVRGFPHWAVSIARTRGGLLGEIEAGVVWDPVKDDLFTAELGSGAFRNGHRLRVPPRPDLRSAALATGFPFRQAHKIDRYLSIFRELFLKVRSMRRAGSAALDLAYVGAGIFDGFFEFGLSPWDSAAGALVVTEAGGRMSDFDGGDTWRTRGNILAGSPGVHAALVAAMKEMGVEERDL